The Roseovarius sp. EL26 genome contains the following window.
AGACAACCCTTCAGCCGGAACAGCCGTGATCGTTGCTGAACGGAACATATTGTACCGGTTCAGCAGGATCGGCCCCAACTCGTTCTTGGTCGATACAAGCGTTCCCATTGGCACCATTTCACCGGTTTGCGAGCGGACATAAAGCGCATTGATATCTTCAACCTTATCGCGATACTCGCCCTCGGCTTGGATCATGACCCGATACACCCGGCCAAACAGGTTGAAGTCATTGACATAAAAAGACCCCATATAGGATTGCAACGTCAGGAAAATATCGCTGATTGCTACATCCAAAGACTTGGCTTTCTCTCGATCAAGATCCACAAACACTTTGGGCACATTCGCCCTAAAGGTCGTATAGGCCTGCGCAATTTCTGGACGTTGGTTGGCAGCATAAACCAAAGACCCCAATGCCGCTGACAGATCCTGTGCTGAGCCCCCTCCGGTTTGTTGAACCTTCATCTCAACGCCTGCACTCATCCCCAGCCCTGAAATCGGCGGTGGATTAAAGGCAATTACGCTGGCACTTGGTTCCTGAAACGCAATACCCAGTATCTTTTGCAAGATGCCATCAGCGCTTAGTTCATCGGAACTTCTCTCGTCCCAGGGGTCAAGATTGGCGATGATCATCGCGCCATTCGACCCTGCCCCATTCAACAGGCTATAGCCATTGACTAAAATCGTGCTTTTAACGCCGGGGATTTCCAAGATCTTTTCATTGACCCTTTCGGTCACGGTTTCGGTCCGACCCAAAGACGCCGCATCAGGAAGCTGCACGTTCACGAACAGATACCCGTTATCTTCAAGCGGCAAGAATCCTTTTGGCACGGCCTTCATCAACCCGCTTGAGCCAGCAAATATCACCGCCAGAACGACCAGCCCCAGAATTGGCGCCTTTACCAACCCACGAACAATACCGACATACCGGCCCCGAACAGCTCCGATCCCGTTTTCGAACTTCGCCAATACACCTTGGGGTGGGCCTGATCGCGGTTTCAGGATCAAGGCACAAAGTGCAGGTGACAATGTCAGCGCATTGATCGAAGAGATTACAACGGCGGTGGAAATCGTCACGGCAAACTGCGAGTATAGTCGCCCGGTGATCCCCGGCATGAAAGTTACCGGCACAAACACAGCCAGCAACACCAAGGTCGTTGCAATCACCGGTCCGGTAATCTGCCCCATGGCCTTGCGCGTTGCCTCAGGCGGGCTAAGCCCTTCGTCTGCGATCAACCGTTCGACGTTTTCAACAACAACAATTGCGTCATCAACCACAATACCGATCGCCAGAACCAGGGCGAACAATGAAATTGTGTTCAACGACATGCCAAAGAGCAGCAAGAATGCAAATGTTCCGATCAACGATACAGGTATCGCCACGCCCGGAATGACCGTAGCGCGCAGATTACCCAAAAAGACGAAGACCACTGAAATGACCAGAATAAAGGTCAAAATCAGCGTTGAGACAACATCATTCAATGACTGCTCAACAAAGTCCGTCGTGTTGAACGGCACCGCGTATTCAACATCATCCGGGAAACTATGCGATAGACGTTCCAACTCGTTCAACACACCCTCAGACACGGCTAATGCGTTGGCTCCAGGCGCTTGATAAACTGCTAGAATAGTTGCGGGCAGCCCCTTATATCGCCCTGACGAGCTGTAATAGTTCGCCCCCAGCTCGACCCGTGCAACATCGCGTACGCGTACAATGCTGCTGGAATCTCCGGTGCGAACAACTATGTTTTCAAAATCCTGAACGGATGTCAGCCGCCCTTTGGATTTAATCGTATATTGGAATTGCTGTCCTTCCGGCGTTGGGGGTGCCCCAATTTGACCGGCGGATACTTCAAGGTTTTGTTCTTGAATGACCTGGATCAGGTCACTTGGCGTTAAACCCAGTGTGGCAAGCTTATTCGGATCCATCCAGATCCGCATGGCATATTCAAAATTGGTCAGGATATCGGCTTTACCAACGCCATTAACCCGCGCCAGAGAATCCTTGAGATTGATCGCGGCATAGTTGGACAGAAACACCTCATCATAAGTGCCGTTTGGTGACGACAGCGCTGCCACCAGCAACATATTGCTAGAGGATTTCTGCGTCACCACTCCAGAATTGATCACTTCGGATGGCAGGCTGGCCGTCGCCTGCGCCACGCGGTTTTGCACGTTCACCGATGCGATATCGGCATCGGTTCCAACCTCAAACGTCACCGACAAGGAATAAGATCCTGTGTCTGTGCTGTCTGATGACATGTACATCATGTCATCGACGCCGTTCACCTGTGCCTCAATCGGGGCAGCCACCGTATTTTCAACGGTTTCAGAGTTCGCACCGGTATAGGTAGCACTTACATTGACAACCGGCGGGGTGATATTGGGGAATTGCTCCACTGGCAAGGCAACATATCCGATGCCCCCCATGATGCTGAGCACCGTCGAAATAACGATCGCCATTTTCGGGCGAGAAATGAAAATTGTTGAAAACACCCTTTACTGCCCCTCTTGTTGGCCAGTCAGGATCGCATCGACCTGCACCCCGGGGCGAACCCGTTGCAAACCTTCGACGATGACACTTTCGCCCTGTTGCAATCCCTCCGTCACAATCACAGCTGTTTCAACCTGTTTGCCCAGAACGACATAACGTTGCTCGACCATTTGCTGGGCATTCACCACCAGCACAAAGTCCCCACGCTGGTCCCGCTGCACCGATGCCTGCGGGATCAACAGGTGCAATGTCGGCTCCAACGCTTCAATCCGAACAGTCAGGAAAGCCCCATCAATGATCAACTTCTTTTCATTTTGGAACTCGGCCAAAACTGAGATCGTCCCCGTAGTGGGGGAAATCCGATTATCCAGAAATACAATCTTCCCGGCCTCATCCAAGTCAGTCCCGGTTGATAATGTGACAAAAGCATTTGGCGTCGTTTCAGAATGCGTCAATTCACTAGGACTTGTCTCCAAGCGCTCCAAAACGGACCCAAATTGCTTTTCCGTCAGTGAAAACCGCACGTAAATAGGGGCCTCTCGTACCAACGACACCAGTGCGGGACTTGTCGGCCCAACCAATTCACCAACACTCGCCCCCATACGGCCAATACGACCAGAAAACGGGGCCTTCACTTCGGTATAGCTTAATTCCAGCTCAGCCTGCTCAACCGCCGCCTGCGCGGCTTGAACTTCAGCCTCAGCGCTTAACTCGTTGGCCCGCGCCACATCCTCCTCGGACACGGCAACCGATCCACGACGGACCAATTCCTGTTTTCGCTTCATTTCAATTGATGCCAATTCCAGATTGGCTTGTGCCTTAGACAAATCCGCCTGTCGCGCCGAAAGCGTTGCGGCATAGCTATCCGGTTCGATGCGAAACAGCAGGTCGCCGCTTTCGACGGTAGCACCATCTTCGGTGGCCACTTCTTCAACAAACCCATCGACGCGGGCAACAATTTCCACTGCATCAATAGCTTCGCCCTTGCCAATAAACTCAGATTCGTCAACGATTTCTTCGGTGTAGGCTGCTGCTATAGAAACCTTTGGCGCTGCGGCTTCCTGCGCAATCGCATGCGACATGCTAAGTGCATATAAGCCCGCGAATACCGCTGATTGCGCCCAAATTGAAAACCTGCTGTCGGACATTGTTGCGTGACCCCGCGGACATAAATCAGATTGAAAACGATTCTTCATCCTCAGGGTATTACGCCAGCCGCAATATCCAAACAGTTTTGATGACTTTATTTTACAACGCCGTAGCATCTGATCTTAAACCACAAAACGGGCATCCGGCGTTTCATGCCCAATGTTCCACAGCTCGTGTCATAAGATGCCATATTCGGCGATAAGATAATCAGTGACGGCTTGAATTTGCGCCGCTGTTAAAACCTCATGATAGGTTATGATTTCCCTGACCTTTCCTGACAGGTTGCGAAATTCATCGACACGCCCTGCCCCAAAGACCCCAATGCTGTCTGGATCACTGTCAGTAATCGCAACCACACAACGTCCAAACGGTAGCAAAGCATCTGTCGGACTGCCGTTT
Protein-coding sequences here:
- a CDS encoding efflux RND transporter permease subunit, producing MFSTIFISRPKMAIVISTVLSIMGGIGYVALPVEQFPNITPPVVNVSATYTGANSETVENTVAAPIEAQVNGVDDMMYMSSDSTDTGSYSLSVTFEVGTDADIASVNVQNRVAQATASLPSEVINSGVVTQKSSSNMLLVAALSSPNGTYDEVFLSNYAAINLKDSLARVNGVGKADILTNFEYAMRIWMDPNKLATLGLTPSDLIQVIQEQNLEVSAGQIGAPPTPEGQQFQYTIKSKGRLTSVQDFENIVVRTGDSSSIVRVRDVARVELGANYYSSSGRYKGLPATILAVYQAPGANALAVSEGVLNELERLSHSFPDDVEYAVPFNTTDFVEQSLNDVVSTLILTFILVISVVFVFLGNLRATVIPGVAIPVSLIGTFAFLLLFGMSLNTISLFALVLAIGIVVDDAIVVVENVERLIADEGLSPPEATRKAMGQITGPVIATTLVLLAVFVPVTFMPGITGRLYSQFAVTISTAVVISSINALTLSPALCALILKPRSGPPQGVLAKFENGIGAVRGRYVGIVRGLVKAPILGLVVLAVIFAGSSGLMKAVPKGFLPLEDNGYLFVNVQLPDAASLGRTETVTERVNEKILEIPGVKSTILVNGYSLLNGAGSNGAMIIANLDPWDERSSDELSADGILQKILGIAFQEPSASVIAFNPPPISGLGMSAGVEMKVQQTGGGSAQDLSAALGSLVYAANQRPEIAQAYTTFRANVPKVFVDLDREKAKSLDVAISDIFLTLQSYMGSFYVNDFNLFGRVYRVMIQAEGEYRDKVEDINALYVRSQTGEMVPMGTLVSTKNELGPILLNRYNMFRSATITAVPAEGLSTGDAIRVLEEEAATALPPGFAYEWTGTAQQQLSSSGMVVVILIMAVVFGYLFLVAQYESWTMPIGILLSVTVALFGALIAVFVVGSDINLYTQIGMIMLIGLASKNAILIVEFAMERKAAGLSTKEAALEAATQRFRAVMMTALSFLLGVVPLMTASGAGAASQRAIGIAVFGGMLAATVVGVILVPVLYVIMQNLREYVKGFKKTT
- a CDS encoding efflux RND transporter periplasmic adaptor subunit: MSHAIAQEAAAPKVSIAAAYTEEIVDESEFIGKGEAIDAVEIVARVDGFVEEVATEDGATVESGDLLFRIEPDSYAATLSARQADLSKAQANLELASIEMKRKQELVRRGSVAVSEEDVARANELSAEAEVQAAQAAVEQAELELSYTEVKAPFSGRIGRMGASVGELVGPTSPALVSLVREAPIYVRFSLTEKQFGSVLERLETSPSELTHSETTPNAFVTLSTGTDLDEAGKIVFLDNRISPTTGTISVLAEFQNEKKLIIDGAFLTVRIEALEPTLHLLIPQASVQRDQRGDFVLVVNAQQMVEQRYVVLGKQVETAVIVTEGLQQGESVIVEGLQRVRPGVQVDAILTGQQEGQ